A single window of Lytechinus variegatus isolate NC3 chromosome 8, Lvar_3.0, whole genome shotgun sequence DNA harbors:
- the LOC121420704 gene encoding amidase-like, with protein sequence MVRCPTRVQLSDIARDMGLHLEDDELKHFHAEIEGNIEKINETEDILEPRLPTKYPRLPGYRPGKEENPYNEWYWKCEIKGASDGKLAGKRVAVKDTVAVAGIPMMNGCHALEGFTPDFDATVVTRILDAGGTIVGKATCEDLCFTGCSSTAAKGPVKNPHDPTRSTAGSSSGSAVVVQTGEADMSIGGDQGGSIRLPAAWTGVVGLKPTYGLVPYTGAMGMEMSVDHLGPMSRTVYGCALLLEVIAGYDGGLDARQHPHLTVPEYTKEMENASIEGLKVGLLSEGFSMKGADEAVNKLVKETLNKLTAEGAVVKDVSVPLHTKSSNIWGAIAEGAYEHMCRLGSCGIGHVGYYPTSFAIASGKMFSSRVDDLSNSMKVYMLQGEYLKKYYRGQVYCRGRNLVLTLRQAYDKIFEKVDVLAMPTIPFTASKLIFKDDLLSEYFRKCYETLDNTMAFNLTGHPAISVNAGYLGGLPVGLMIVGQHYDEVTVFKVAQAVEKIRDEAK encoded by the exons CACTTTCATGCAGAGATAGAAGGAAACATTGAGAAAATCAACGAGACAGAAGATATCCTGGAGCCGAGGTTGCCAACTAAGTACCCCAGACTTCCAGGGTACAGACCAGGGAAAGAGGAGAACCCATATAATGAATG GTACTGGAAATGTGAAATAAAGGGCGCCAGTGATGGTAAATTGGCGGGAAAACGAGTGGCTGTCAAGGATACCGTCGCTGTAGCAGGGATTCCCATGATGAATGGATGTCACGCCCTAGAAGGTTTTACACCAGACTTTGATGCAACGGTCGTGACTAGGATACTTGATGCAG GGGGCACTATTGTCGGGAAGGCGACATGCGAGGATCTCTGTTTTACTGGGTGTAGCTCTACTGCAGCCAAAGGACCCGTCAAAAACCCACACGATCCTACCCGAAGCACAGCAGGGTCAAGTTCAGGAAGCGCTGTTGTT GTCCAGACTGGAGAAGCTGACATGTCAATCGGTGGAGACCAAGGAGGTTCGATCCGTCTACCGGCGGCATGGACTGGGGTTGTCGGTCTCAAGCCCACGTACGGTCTGGTCCCGTATACTGGAGCGATGGGTATGGAGATGTCCGTGGATCACCTTGGACCTATGTCAAGGACGGTTTACGGTTGTGCTCTGCTCCTTGAG gtGATTGCAGGTTATGATGGTGGTCTTGACGCAAGACAGCACCCTCATTTAACAGTACCTGAATACACAAAAGAG ATGGAAAACGCCAGCATCGAGGGACTTAAAGTAGGACTCCTATCTGAGGGATTTTCTATGAAAGGAGCAGATGAAGCCGTCAACAAATTAGTGAAGGAAACCCTTAACAAACTAACCGCAGAGGGAGCTGTTGTAAAAGATGTATCTGTTCCTTTGCATACAAAAT CCAGCAATATTTGGGGAGCAATCGCAGAAGGGGCTTATGAACATATGTGCCGACTAGGAA GCTGTGGCATAGGCCACGTTGGTTATTATCCGACCAGCTTCGCAATAGCATCGGgaaaaatgttttcttcaaGGGTAGATGACCTTTCTAACTCAATGAAG GTCTACATGCTCCAAGGTGAATACCTCAAGAAGTACTACAGAGGGCAGGTCTACTGTCGAGGTCGTAACTTGGTGTTGACGCTCCGTCAGGCctatgacaagatcttcgagaAGGTGGACGTCCTCGCCATGCCGACCATACCATTCACAGCTTCTAAGCTCATCTTCAAGGATGACCTATTGTCTG AATACTTCAGGAAGTGCTATGAAACGTTGGACAACACAATGGCCTTCAATCTGACTGGTCACCCGGCCATTAGCGTCAATGCGGGCTACCTCGGGGGCTTACCGGTCGGGCTAATGATCGTAGGACAACACTACGATGAGGTCACCGTCTTCAAAGTGGCACAGGCTGTTGAGAAAATCAGAGATGAGGCGAAGTAG